The following proteins are co-located in the Desulfatitalea tepidiphila genome:
- a CDS encoding FHA domain-containing protein: MSTIPNITVQLVHLQGPLKGEIQELSEGDIRVGRHPDCEVLFPKEMVTLSRVHARIVREGNRFKLIDQSTNGTYVNGQRVSETYLKDGDVLMFAEGGPKVSFLTQISATPPPQTQNVAAPETASPAPPLRPHQVQPVKAQPFPQGRELHQPPRHTEKPAFAASANQTSPPLKSPPSAAMPTAEKVKAPLAIQYGPALKSFQALPIVIGSGAGCDFLIAHPGVRERHAQIFFAQDRYWIKDLTGLNCITIDGQPIQTQMYLEPNAQLSLGEHGPKFRFLGGGRLAEVEEPAPVEPTPTRPPAPETPQKQEWSEKLSHKAGGLIKKFFS, from the coding sequence ATGAGCACCATCCCCAACATCACGGTCCAACTGGTCCACTTGCAAGGTCCGTTAAAGGGCGAAATTCAAGAACTGTCGGAAGGAGATATCCGAGTGGGACGCCACCCGGATTGTGAGGTCCTGTTTCCGAAAGAGATGGTGACGCTGTCACGCGTGCACGCTCGTATCGTTCGGGAAGGCAATCGTTTCAAACTCATCGATCAAAGCACCAACGGCACCTATGTCAATGGCCAACGGGTATCGGAAACCTATCTCAAAGATGGCGACGTGCTCATGTTCGCCGAGGGCGGCCCAAAGGTGAGCTTTCTGACGCAAATCAGCGCCACCCCACCGCCACAAACACAGAATGTTGCCGCGCCGGAAACCGCGTCGCCAGCTCCGCCCCTCAGACCGCACCAGGTTCAACCGGTAAAAGCGCAACCTTTTCCCCAGGGCCGTGAATTGCATCAGCCGCCCAGGCACACCGAAAAACCTGCATTTGCGGCATCCGCAAACCAGACTTCCCCGCCGCTGAAATCTCCACCATCTGCGGCCATGCCGACGGCCGAAAAGGTTAAAGCACCACTGGCCATTCAATACGGCCCGGCGCTCAAGTCATTTCAAGCACTGCCCATAGTGATCGGCAGCGGTGCGGGATGCGATTTTTTGATCGCCCATCCCGGGGTCCGGGAACGTCATGCGCAAATCTTTTTCGCGCAAGATAGATATTGGATCAAGGACCTGACCGGGTTAAACTGCATCACCATCGACGGGCAGCCGATCCAAACCCAAATGTATCTCGAACCCAACGCACAACTCTCACTCGGCGAACACGGACCAAAATTCAGGTTTCTGGGGGGAGGTCGTCTGGCGGAGGTCGAAGAGCCAGCACCGGTAGAGCCGACGCCGACACGGCCGCCCGCTCCTGAAACGCCCCAAAAGCAGGAATGGTCGGAAAAATTGAGCCACAAAGCCGGTGGCCTGATTAAAAAATTTTTCTCATAA
- a CDS encoding tetratricopeptide repeat protein, whose translation MLTGQRPDPELAAQYVRSAQDLEHQGDQAAALEQYKLALTADPQNQTAKENSERLTRQLAQLADERYQLGMKYHAQGKYGLARKEFLTALKYQPDHPHASKMLVSREPEKAPKYVFHVIKPGESLSMVAKTYYGDYQKYHVIAQFNDIDDATKVRPGQRIMIPELDSMAPLTGTPEHQGSATSYVEHVLRPGESISKLAQQYYGDYKQFHIIAQFNGMEDATQVKVGQTIKVPKVAGLPFHDAPVTAGDQKKKTAAETTMPAEVPPSDAYPAAQQNGESNEIEMQIIAYRDSGIDLFNEGKYEDAIFELNKAIEASPNDSQTRDYLSRAYYESGKQLFDQHDYDAAQEAFESALQYNPQCQQCTSYIEKSKIGPLVMHRNKGLDYFNDNQFSLAVQEFEKYLMNQPQDKEIRTYLSKAYFEQAMTAYNRGDYMIAKKGFEAAAANDANCQQCATYIDQCLVNYKEAHYNKGIIHFGKEQLTEAIAEWEKVYAVDPGYKEVDQNLSQARRLLEKLERIKKSHQ comes from the coding sequence ATGTTAACGGGCCAACGACCCGATCCGGAGTTGGCGGCCCAATATGTGCGCAGTGCACAGGACCTGGAACATCAGGGTGATCAGGCGGCTGCCCTGGAACAGTACAAATTGGCCCTGACCGCGGATCCGCAAAACCAGACCGCAAAAGAAAATTCAGAACGATTGACCCGGCAATTGGCACAGTTGGCTGATGAACGCTATCAACTCGGCATGAAGTATCATGCCCAGGGTAAATATGGCTTGGCCCGCAAGGAATTTCTCACCGCGCTGAAATATCAGCCGGATCATCCCCATGCATCTAAGATGTTGGTCTCGAGGGAACCTGAAAAAGCTCCTAAATATGTATTTCACGTGATCAAACCCGGTGAGAGCCTCTCGATGGTCGCTAAGACGTATTATGGAGACTATCAAAAGTACCATGTCATCGCCCAATTCAACGACATCGACGACGCAACCAAAGTCAGACCCGGCCAGCGCATCATGATTCCGGAACTCGACTCAATGGCCCCCTTGACAGGCACTCCGGAGCACCAGGGTTCGGCGACCTCCTATGTCGAGCATGTGCTGCGTCCGGGAGAAAGCATTTCAAAGTTGGCCCAACAATACTATGGTGATTACAAACAATTTCATATCATCGCGCAATTCAATGGGATGGAAGACGCCACTCAGGTTAAAGTCGGACAAACCATAAAGGTACCCAAGGTTGCCGGGCTTCCGTTTCACGACGCGCCTGTAACTGCAGGAGATCAGAAAAAGAAAACCGCAGCCGAAACGACAATGCCTGCCGAAGTCCCCCCGTCTGATGCATACCCGGCCGCCCAGCAAAATGGTGAGTCGAACGAAATCGAAATGCAGATCATCGCCTATCGTGATTCCGGCATCGACCTCTTTAATGAGGGCAAATACGAAGACGCCATATTCGAACTCAACAAAGCAATCGAAGCATCTCCAAACGATTCTCAAACCCGGGACTACCTGTCCCGCGCCTACTACGAGAGCGGAAAGCAGCTGTTTGATCAACACGATTACGACGCTGCACAAGAGGCCTTTGAAAGCGCGCTGCAATACAATCCCCAATGCCAGCAGTGTACGTCCTATATCGAAAAGAGCAAAATCGGCCCATTGGTAATGCACCGCAACAAGGGCTTGGATTACTTTAACGACAACCAATTCAGCCTGGCGGTCCAGGAATTCGAAAAGTATTTGATGAACCAACCTCAGGACAAAGAGATTCGTACCTACTTATCCAAGGCCTATTTCGAACAGGCCATGACGGCCTACAACAGAGGCGATTACATGATCGCCAAGAAGGGATTCGAGGCGGCCGCCGCCAACGATGCCAATTGCCAGCAGTGTGCGACCTATATCGATCAATGCCTGGTCAACTATAAAGAGGCCCATTACAACAAGGGTATCATCCATTTCGGCAAGGAACAGCTGACCGAAGCCATCGCCGAGTGGGAAAAGGTCTATGCGGTTGACCCCGGTTACAAAGAAGTGGACCAGAATTTGAGCCAAGCCAGAAGACTGCTGGAAAAATTGGAGCGCATCAAAAAGAGCCATCAATAA
- a CDS encoding polysaccharide deacetylase family protein, whose amino-acid sequence MIHLLIGKPSTGMEKRMQILRARGISLCFLIWVMWSSGCATQPVSTTPATPQFHRSKDYILYRAGPGDTTASLAQRFLGDAELAWMIDDANDAQPFRPDGYVVIPLKIRNRGGVFDNGVQQVPILCYHRFGNHCDSPLCVPEELFERQMRYLKENGYRTISPDDLLGFLEYRSPLPLKSVMITVDDGYSSFYTVAYPILKKYGFTATLFIYTNFVGVSSKALSWNQLRELRAQGFTIGSHTIAHSDLSKKGDNESEEAYMQRLWYEIGDSKKILDGKLNQNTTFFAYPFGRLNSSAIHIAQRAGYKLAATVQRGGNPFFSDQFALQRDQVLKRDMVTFVSHLKIFQPLSLR is encoded by the coding sequence TTGATTCACCTGCTCATCGGCAAACCTTCTACCGGTATGGAAAAACGAATGCAGATCCTACGAGCCCGTGGTATTTCGCTGTGCTTTTTAATCTGGGTGATGTGGAGTTCGGGATGCGCGACCCAACCCGTTTCGACGACACCTGCTACGCCCCAGTTTCATCGTTCCAAGGACTATATCCTCTACCGTGCCGGCCCCGGTGACACCACCGCCTCGTTGGCCCAGCGCTTTCTTGGCGATGCAGAGCTGGCCTGGATGATCGATGATGCCAATGACGCCCAACCTTTCAGGCCGGATGGATATGTCGTCATTCCCTTGAAAATCAGAAATCGGGGAGGTGTGTTTGACAATGGCGTGCAGCAGGTCCCGATTCTGTGTTATCATCGTTTCGGAAATCATTGCGACTCCCCTCTTTGCGTACCTGAGGAGTTGTTTGAAAGGCAAATGCGCTATTTGAAGGAGAACGGTTATCGCACCATCTCCCCGGATGATCTCCTGGGGTTTTTGGAATACCGCAGCCCCCTTCCACTCAAGTCGGTCATGATTACCGTTGATGACGGATACAGTTCGTTTTATACAGTTGCCTATCCAATCTTGAAAAAGTATGGCTTTACGGCGACTTTGTTCATTTACACAAACTTCGTGGGCGTATCGAGCAAAGCCCTCTCTTGGAACCAGCTCCGCGAGCTAAGGGCCCAGGGCTTCACCATTGGTTCCCATACGATCGCACACAGTGATCTTTCCAAAAAAGGCGACAATGAAAGCGAAGAGGCTTACATGCAGCGCCTTTGGTACGAAATAGGTGATTCGAAAAAAATCCTGGATGGAAAACTCAACCAGAATACCACATTTTTCGCTTACCCGTTTGGCCGCCTGAACAGCAGCGCCATACACATCGCGCAGCGGGCCGGATACAAACTGGCCGCAACGGTCCAACGTGGTGGCAACCCATTTTTTTCAGACCAGTTTGCACTTCAACGCGATCAGGTTTTAAAAAGGGATATGGTCACATTCGTATCGCATTTAAAAATTTTTCAACCCTTGTCCCTCAGGTGA
- a CDS encoding serine/threonine protein kinase, with product MPEPQKTSATKLWLKQLTTGTFRSFNEKVDRIAFFRNNKKALGIVLVGWCLTLFICFFFLDSFGVRQKESFFLRHAVAAEALANQSAPKLLEDDLLGLNREVADFSKTYKVIFATVLNHERKVVAHTDAERFNQPYQDLEAAEQIQVLNEVVVQSGVMADGLDTITFTQNITYSGVKIGSAVFGVPKKRITDIDSRTRLYKLLAFASTLFIVAVMVLWLSRRKTSVSPKHLSISADGSIIGPYRLKDKIAQGGMAELYIADYVREDGFKRKVAIKKVLPHLVENQDFINMFVREARLAALLQHPNIVQIFDFGKIQRTYFIAMEYIDGLNLGQIMAKLKAPLPVDMAIFIVMKISLGLHYSHTRKDDDTGRSLGIVHRDISPQNILISNQGEVKISDFGISKATTEPSLTQAGVIKGKLAYLAPEQALGNEVDHQADIYALGLVFYEILSGRRLYHFDSDIQAIRTIPEMVIPPIVSVRPEVPDALNRIVMQCLEKDKTRRYADAMSLHNDLRKLRARLQMSYGESDLSNFIRTLMKNA from the coding sequence ATGCCCGAACCTCAGAAAACTTCAGCGACAAAGCTCTGGCTCAAGCAGTTGACCACTGGAACGTTCAGGTCCTTCAATGAAAAGGTGGATCGGATTGCATTTTTTCGAAACAACAAGAAGGCGCTGGGGATTGTTCTGGTTGGATGGTGTTTGACGCTCTTTATCTGCTTCTTTTTTCTGGATTCATTCGGCGTCCGCCAGAAAGAATCCTTTTTCCTGAGGCATGCTGTCGCCGCAGAGGCTCTGGCCAACCAAAGCGCGCCGAAACTGCTGGAAGACGATCTGTTGGGGCTGAACAGGGAGGTCGCCGATTTTTCCAAAACCTATAAGGTCATTTTTGCGACAGTCTTGAATCATGAGCGCAAGGTGGTGGCGCACACCGATGCCGAGCGATTCAACCAGCCCTATCAAGATCTCGAAGCCGCTGAACAAATCCAGGTGCTGAACGAAGTGGTGGTCCAATCTGGTGTGATGGCGGATGGCTTGGATACCATCACGTTTACCCAGAACATCACCTATTCAGGGGTAAAAATCGGAAGCGCGGTTTTCGGTGTGCCGAAGAAACGAATCACTGATATCGACAGCCGTACCAGGCTCTACAAACTGCTCGCATTTGCCTCGACTTTGTTCATTGTCGCAGTGATGGTGTTATGGCTGAGCCGACGAAAAACGAGTGTTTCACCAAAACATCTTTCCATCTCGGCGGATGGATCCATCATCGGGCCCTACCGTCTGAAGGACAAGATCGCACAAGGCGGAATGGCGGAACTCTATATCGCCGATTATGTGCGCGAAGACGGCTTCAAACGCAAAGTGGCCATCAAAAAAGTCCTCCCTCATCTGGTCGAGAATCAGGACTTCATCAACATGTTCGTTCGCGAGGCAAGGCTTGCCGCACTCCTGCAGCATCCCAATATCGTTCAGATATTCGATTTCGGTAAAATTCAACGCACCTATTTTATCGCCATGGAGTATATCGACGGCCTGAATCTGGGGCAGATCATGGCCAAATTGAAAGCGCCGTTGCCGGTGGATATGGCGATATTCATTGTGATGAAAATCAGCCTCGGCTTGCATTACTCACACACCCGGAAGGACGATGACACCGGCCGGTCCTTGGGGATCGTCCACAGGGACATCAGTCCGCAGAACATATTGATATCCAATCAAGGTGAAGTCAAAATAAGTGATTTCGGTATTTCCAAGGCGACCACCGAGCCCAGTCTGACACAGGCTGGCGTGATCAAGGGGAAGCTGGCCTATCTGGCACCTGAGCAGGCTCTGGGCAATGAGGTGGATCACCAGGCAGATATCTACGCATTAGGGTTGGTTTTTTATGAAATTCTATCCGGCAGGCGCCTGTACCATTTCGATTCAGATATTCAAGCCATTCGGACCATACCGGAAATGGTCATACCGCCTATTGTTTCCGTAAGGCCCGAGGTTCCTGACGCCTTGAACCGGATCGTGATGCAGTGTCTTGAAAAGGACAAGACCAGGCGTTATGCCGACGCCATGTCGCTGCATAACGATCTGAGAAAGTTGAGAGCCAGGCTGCAAATGTCTTACGGAGAATCCGATCTTTCCAACTTTATACGAACACTAATGAAAAATGCATAA
- a CDS encoding Stp1/IreP family PP2C-type Ser/Thr phosphatase, which produces MHKIEFIGRTDTGLVRSNNEDTFMLDPAMVYCLVADGMGGAAAGEMASLIFAQTTAELFSFPKPATEQELVDRVQAAFRDANDRILDHVASHPEHKGMGCTAELLAFTDTGYVIGHMGDSRTYRLRQGYLKQLTKDHSLVQDQIDQGLITEEQARSHRMRNIILRAVGVRPSPALDTLRGPIFSGDLFLLCSDGLTDLIEDRDILRVLLQDGPIASKADQLVDMANAAGGKDNITVVLAQVA; this is translated from the coding sequence ATGCATAAAATAGAATTTATCGGTAGAACGGATACAGGTCTCGTTCGGTCCAACAATGAAGATACCTTCATGCTCGACCCGGCAATGGTGTACTGTCTTGTCGCAGATGGCATGGGGGGCGCCGCGGCCGGGGAGATGGCCAGTCTGATCTTCGCACAAACCACTGCGGAACTCTTTTCATTCCCCAAGCCGGCAACCGAACAGGAACTCGTCGATCGCGTCCAGGCTGCATTTCGAGATGCCAATGATCGAATTCTCGACCATGTCGCGAGTCATCCCGAGCACAAAGGCATGGGCTGCACAGCGGAGTTGCTGGCATTTACCGATACCGGTTATGTTATCGGGCACATGGGAGACAGCCGGACCTACCGGCTGCGGCAGGGCTATCTGAAACAGCTGACCAAAGACCACTCCCTGGTTCAGGATCAAATCGATCAGGGCCTGATTACCGAAGAACAGGCAAGGTCCCACCGGATGCGTAACATTATTCTCAGGGCCGTCGGTGTCCGCCCGTCACCGGCTCTCGATACGCTCCGGGGACCGATTTTTTCCGGCGACCTGTTTCTTCTTTGTTCCGATGGATTGACCGACCTGATTGAGGATCGCGATATTTTGAGGGTTTTACTTCAGGACGGACCCATTGCGTCGAAGGCGGACCAGCTGGTGGACATGGCCAATGCGGCCGGTGGGAAGGATAATATTACGGTGGTGTTGGCCCAGGTTGCATGA
- a CDS encoding S1 family peptidase: MNFTLRIFMLVLVLLNTPARADEKAAVNDFIVSIPMSEAEEVIRSWLSVNDIQLLHYVQNQGHRVIETRGQDRAWIIELSAHTPLATRLQVTGDASAQPLQISSLRSYLEGYVHRADAKEVTLDDAIPQAVKDLLPAIVCIYASGKERSVQLSGFCIDPGGLVATTAHDLVVGQSVRVLFSDGHGVSGRVLSLDASRDLCLIRVPKQLAAIIPLDKGRFAPGGSEPLYALGCPRGETGMIQVGALDGPPRRVDGFPLWQAHMHTEPGSSGSPVLDSRGRLTAVVKGRYRGTDAVGFLIPFETILQFLGKY, translated from the coding sequence ATGAATTTTACTTTGCGCATATTTATGCTGGTTCTGGTGTTGCTCAACACACCGGCCCGAGCGGACGAAAAGGCCGCCGTCAACGACTTTATCGTCTCCATTCCCATGTCCGAAGCGGAAGAAGTGATCAGATCCTGGTTGAGTGTAAACGATATCCAACTCCTCCATTATGTTCAGAACCAGGGTCATCGCGTCATTGAAACACGCGGTCAGGATCGTGCCTGGATTATTGAATTGAGTGCCCATACCCCCTTGGCCACGCGACTTCAGGTGACCGGGGATGCATCAGCACAACCGTTACAAATATCATCTCTACGATCTTATCTGGAAGGGTATGTCCATCGTGCCGATGCCAAGGAAGTTACCCTGGACGATGCGATTCCACAAGCGGTGAAGGATCTTCTCCCGGCGATTGTTTGCATCTACGCTTCGGGAAAAGAAAGGTCGGTTCAGTTAAGTGGCTTCTGCATCGACCCTGGCGGGCTTGTTGCGACAACGGCCCACGATCTTGTCGTCGGGCAATCGGTCAGGGTTTTATTTTCCGATGGTCATGGTGTGTCTGGGCGTGTCTTGAGTTTGGACGCGAGCCGAGATCTTTGCCTGATAAGGGTGCCCAAGCAGCTGGCTGCGATTATCCCACTAGACAAGGGGCGTTTCGCGCCTGGCGGAAGCGAGCCGTTATATGCCTTGGGATGTCCGCGCGGAGAGACAGGGATGATCCAGGTCGGCGCACTGGACGGGCCTCCGAGACGGGTAGACGGCTTTCCGCTTTGGCAGGCACATATGCATACCGAACCGGGAAGCAGCGGCAGTCCGGTGCTCGACAGCCGTGGAAGGTTAACCGCCGTGGTCAAAGGCCGCTACCGCGGCACAGATGCCGTCGGGTTTCTTATACCGTTTGAAACGATTCTCCAGTTTTTAGGAAAATATTGA
- a CDS encoding serine/threonine-protein kinase has translation MTESYGRYRIIDELGRGTMGVVYKAHDPQIDRLVALKVLRPDRVTSKDFVARFLKEARAIGRLSHPHIVTIYDVGEDHGTIYIAMEYLQGEPFNAVVRSGRLSLVESLDITRQVAETLDYAHRQGIVHRDIKPSNIILADGNQVKLTDFGIARIEDASSAYQTQAGEILGTPVYMSPEQVMGQTVDGRSDLFSLGVILYEMISGSRPFGGNTIAAIFRAITQDQPVPPEQKNPFIPKILSEMVLKCLAKPPEQRFQTGRQLADALTSMVPVLQPTDVPSQRPEKPALHRRPLVLIGGLAVFVVLLGLAFQFRSSSPPVDDSRVSNGLSVSEPAGPISAVQEGPSTGDLPAAQQAHLNVSSVPEGAEVFVNNGLKGQTPLSLSLPEGKYELRLNLPGYFEWEAQVDISGETPLHIPMRPLQ, from the coding sequence ATGACGGAAAGTTACGGCCGTTACCGGATCATCGATGAGTTGGGCAGAGGGACCATGGGCGTGGTGTACAAGGCCCATGATCCTCAAATCGACCGTTTGGTGGCCTTGAAGGTGCTGCGACCGGACAGGGTCACGAGCAAGGATTTTGTGGCGCGTTTTCTAAAAGAGGCGCGTGCCATTGGCCGATTGTCGCACCCTCATATCGTGACCATCTACGATGTCGGCGAGGATCATGGGACGATCTATATTGCCATGGAGTATCTTCAGGGCGAGCCCTTCAACGCAGTGGTGCGATCCGGCCGCCTGAGCCTTGTGGAGAGCCTCGATATTACAAGGCAGGTTGCCGAAACGTTGGATTATGCCCATCGCCAGGGGATCGTTCACCGGGACATCAAACCCTCCAACATTATCCTGGCCGATGGAAACCAAGTGAAATTGACCGATTTCGGCATCGCCAGAATCGAAGACGCCTCCTCGGCTTATCAAACCCAGGCCGGTGAAATTCTGGGTACGCCGGTCTACATGTCGCCCGAACAGGTCATGGGCCAAACGGTGGATGGCCGCTCCGACCTTTTTTCGCTGGGTGTCATTCTTTACGAGATGATTTCGGGATCCAGGCCCTTTGGGGGAAACACTATCGCCGCGATTTTTCGCGCGATCACCCAGGACCAACCGGTACCTCCAGAGCAGAAAAATCCATTCATCCCGAAGATTCTATCGGAAATGGTATTAAAGTGCCTTGCCAAGCCGCCTGAGCAGCGTTTTCAAACGGGTCGACAACTGGCCGATGCGCTCACTAGCATGGTACCCGTGCTGCAACCAACCGATGTGCCATCCCAGCGACCCGAGAAACCGGCCCTGCATCGCAGGCCGTTGGTGTTGATCGGTGGCTTGGCGGTGTTTGTGGTCCTCCTAGGATTGGCCTTCCAATTCCGTTCGTCCTCGCCGCCAGTGGATGACAGCCGCGTCAGCAACGGCCTTTCGGTTAGCGAACCGGCCGGGCCAATATCCGCCGTTCAGGAGGGACCTTCCACAGGCGATCTGCCTGCGGCTCAACAAGCCCACTTGAATGTCAGCAGCGTACCCGAAGGTGCCGAAGTATTTGTGAACAATGGTCTAAAAGGTCAAACGCCCCTGTCGCTTTCACTCCCCGAAGGAAAATATGAGCTGCGATTGAATCTGCCTGGATATTTTGAGTGGGAAGCCCAGGTCGACATCTCAGGAGAAACACCGCTTCACATTCCCATGCGACCCTTGCAATAG
- a CDS encoding sigma-70 family RNA polymerase sigma factor, translating to MSKTKQTSDAATGEQKPLAKEKIDNRSKRAEASKSLAKFDPLQRYLSEISRYRLLTREEEIELGRRVQEEGDMEAAYQLVTSNLRLVVKIALEFQRVWMQNLLDLIQEGNIGLMQAVKKFDPYKNVKFSYYASFWIKAYILKFIMDNWRLVKIGTTQGQRKLFFKLKKEKQRLIEQGFDPKPKLLSQRLGVSEREIVDMDQRLDGWDVSLDSPLKDGSDTGRIEFVSEGTASAEDRVAKKEIEVLLHNKVAEFREQMTDREMEIFDQRIFSDSPVTLQEIGDRYGISRERVRQIEKNVIKKMRDFFKSEIPDFEAYTNETD from the coding sequence ATGAGCAAGACGAAACAAACATCGGACGCGGCGACGGGTGAACAAAAGCCGCTTGCAAAAGAAAAAATTGATAATCGGAGTAAACGTGCGGAAGCTAGTAAATCGCTTGCCAAATTTGATCCGCTGCAGCGCTACTTGTCCGAAATCAGTCGGTATCGCCTATTGACACGTGAAGAAGAGATCGAATTGGGCCGCAGGGTTCAGGAAGAAGGGGATATGGAGGCCGCGTATCAGCTGGTGACTTCCAATCTCAGGTTGGTGGTAAAGATTGCGTTGGAATTTCAGAGGGTCTGGATGCAGAACCTGCTGGACTTGATCCAGGAGGGCAATATCGGCCTTATGCAGGCTGTAAAGAAATTCGATCCATACAAGAACGTCAAATTTTCATATTACGCTTCGTTTTGGATCAAAGCCTATATCCTAAAATTCATTATGGATAACTGGCGCCTGGTGAAAATCGGAACGACCCAGGGTCAGAGAAAGCTTTTTTTTAAATTGAAAAAAGAAAAGCAGCGACTGATCGAACAGGGTTTCGATCCCAAGCCCAAGCTTCTATCCCAGCGATTGGGGGTGTCCGAACGGGAAATCGTGGACATGGATCAACGCCTGGATGGTTGGGATGTTTCCCTCGACTCTCCACTCAAAGACGGATCTGATACGGGAAGAATAGAATTCGTCAGTGAGGGCACCGCCTCGGCAGAGGACAGGGTTGCGAAAAAGGAGATAGAGGTGTTGTTGCATAACAAGGTGGCCGAATTCCGGGAGCAGATGACGGACCGTGAGATGGAAATTTTCGACCAGCGCATATTTTCCGATAGCCCGGTCACCTTGCAGGAAATCGGAGATCGCTACGGCATATCACGCGAGCGTGTCAGGCAAATCGAGAAAAACGTCATCAAGAAAATGCGAGATTTCTTCAAGAGCGAAATCCCCGATTTCGAAGCATACACCAACGAAACCGATTAG